The window CAAGTCATAAAACAGTTGTATCGGAATAGCGAAGAACCAAACATGGAAAAAACAATATGTCGTTTTCACTAATTAACACCAAAATAGTTGACTAATTATTAACATTCTAATTGTTGCCCACTATTAAGGTATATATAAAGAAATACTAGAAGTGAAGTGGTGGAAGGGCTTGATGACCAAGGTTTTTCTCTTCAATCTACTGTTTTTTGAGTTCAAAttgtcaaatttaaaatttggagGTCAACACAAGACTAGTACAATCAACCCTTGGTGGGTTCGAGATATAAAACTAGATTATGGAAGACGGAATTTAAGCGGTTCacctttaaaaatggattaCGTCCATTGTAGTATATTTGATGTGGATTATAATAGTTCTCAATACAATGTAATGCATTCTACTCTTCTGAATTTGATCTCCTTTAAAAGGGTACTCGGCCCTTTTATATAAGTCCTTAGTAAGCTCTAAAAGTCATGGGCCTTTAGTTCTCTCATTGTCCTACCAATAAATGGGTTGAATACGTAAGCGCGGTTTATAAGCTACTTTTCCATTGTTCGTTCGACATGGGGGAGGAAGTGACATTTAGACAGGTCTACTTGCATGATTTCCCGGGTCGACGCGTCTCAAACGCAACGCTCGTCCATGAGTGGTTGGAAAGTACCTTACCCAAGCGCTAGGCTTGCCACCATTTATGTCACTTCAAAGACTTCTTTTCTAGTTGATGGCTAATGCGTGGTTAGGAGTTGACGTCTGAACAGACTTGTCCTTAGAGCTCATTGCTAGAAATTTGTCAGGTCTGTCATTGGCCTGAGCAGTCAGAAAAAGCTTTAGGTTCTGCGCTTGTCTTTTCTTCTTCATAGACGACCTAGGACCAGAAGCGGTCGTCTTTTGTTGTTAGGATAGCGCTTTTGTATGCCAGATTTCCTGGGCTGGCTTGTAGCTCGATCTTAGTCTTCTCATCTTTTTGTGGGCTAACTCAAAGCCCATCCATTAAGTCTAAACAACTAtacattattttaaattttaatggaTCTATGCGTTAACATAAACTTTCTCCCTCGCTTGATGTAGAATACtacttgtaataaaaaaatgaaatactaCGATATTAAATGTCCTGAATTAAATCTACAAGTCTCTGTCTCCCCCTGCTGCTCATCcattttaaacaaacaaactttAAGAACCAAAGCAGAATTTGCGTTGAAGATTTGCAATTCCAAACAATATTTGCAAGTTGCAAACGGTCAAATATGGAAGCACTTATTTTGTAAGTATTTATTTGCTTTCAGTAGTAATCCACATGTTGCTTTTTGTAAACCTCCTTAGCTACGGATCAGGATCCTTtcctgagctaaggatgaggatTCTGATCAATGAATGTGGGTCGTTGGATGACAATCCAACTATTACAAATAAAGAgatccctttaaagttataataattataaccgttagATTGTCATCCAACGACCCACGCTCATTGGTCAGAatcctcatccttagctcaggagaggatcctgatcccttAGCTACCACTACCTCTTTTAACAATTCATTAAAAAATTGTTAATTCTTAGAACATTGTTATATATGAGCTGCTGCTGAAGAATATTGTTAGATATGAGCTGCGGCTGCCCTTTTGTTTCCCTCCCATGGCTGCTTTTGTTCTGTAgtcatcactctctctctccctctccctctctctctctgatattCATTTCCACTATGGAAACGTTTACCAAATCAGTGACTCGTCTGAGCTCAGCTCAGCTTCTTCTAATAACACTCACTGTATTACTCTACGTCACATCGCCACCTTACGTCGCCGCCGCCCAAGCGGAGCTTCCCAGAGGCTTCAAAGCCGCTCCGGACCCTTCAATCCAAACCTTCCAACCTCTGCTCACGGACCCAACCGGCAACTTCTCACTGGGTTTCCTCCGAGTCAACAAAACCCAACTAGCTCTGGCTCTCCTCCACGTGCCTTCCTCCGACCCGTTTTGGCTCGCCAACCCGACCCAACTCGCCCGCTGGTCCGACCGCACCACCCTCCTCTTCAACGGCAGCCTCGTCCTCTTAGATTCCCAGTCGAGAGTATTCTGGTCAACTCACACCGAAACCGGCGATCGGGTTGCAATCCTCGACACCTCCAACGTCCAAATCCAAACACCTCAGGACAACGTTCTATGGCAGAGTTTTGACGTTCCCACAAATACCCTCGTCGAGAACCAGAATTTCACATCGACCATGAAGCTTGTCTCATCCAACGGCCTATATTCGATGCAATTGGGCAACGATTTCATGGGTCTGTACGCGAAGTTCAAACCAGGTTCAAACGCAGACCAAATGTACTGGAAACACAAAGCCATGGAAGTCAAGGCCCAAGTCGtcgaaggaaaaggacccatttACGCCCGAGTAGAGCCGGACGGGTTCATTGGAATGTACCAAACCGGGAACCCAGCTCCGGTCGACATCCAACCGTTCATGACCTATCCGAGGCTAATCAACGGCCTCCGTAAAGTCCGTTTGGAACCGGACGGAAACCTCAAGGCGTATTACTGGGGCGGTTCGAACTGGGCTTTGGATTTCCAGGCGATTGACACCACGTGCGAGCTTCCCAGTCCATGCGGTTCGTTCGGTTTGTGCGAGGCCGGGAACAGTTCGTGTTCGTGTTTGGATAACCAGACGGAGTTCCGGTCCGGCGAGTGTTTTCCGGTTCAGAGCGGCGACTTCTGCGGTTCCGGATGGGGGGAAATTAATAGCTTCTGGGTTTTAAGGAGGAGCGGCGTGGAGCTGCCGTACAAGGAGTTGATGGGGTATAAAACGATGTCGTCTTATGGGGAATGCGAACGAACCTGTGAAAGCAACTGTAGCTGTTGGGGCGCGGTGTACAACAACGGGTCCGGGTTTTGTTACTTGATTGATTACCCGATCCAGAGTTTGGTGGGCGTTGGGGATGAGAGTAAGATGGGTTATTTTAAGGTGCGGGAGGGTGCaggaaggaagaaaataaatgtgGGTGTGGGAGTTGGGATTGGGGTGGTTTGTGTGGCACTTTTGATATTTATTGGGGTGGTGGGGGTTTGGAGGTTTAGGGcttggaggaggaagagaggagGAGCAGGGAAGAGGTTCATGGGTCAAGATGGCGGTGTTTCCCCCGGCCCGTATAAGGATCTCGGGTCCGCAAGCTTTAAGTCCATTGAGATTGTCGGGCAAAATAGTTAAGGTTTGTTTGGGTCTGTCTCTTAGAGCGATTATTTGACAATTAAAAGTATGTCTGACTAAAAAATGTTCGTAACTTCAACTGAGGAACAAAAGTAGTACATTTCCAAACGAGCTATTAGGCAATGACGTACGGAATGACATGTTTTTGTGTGGGGCCTTTGGAGCATGGGAGTTTTGACCGACAGTGATGTTGATGGCCAACTCTTTCTGTGTTTGTGGTGGTGGGGTTCCAAGCCCTAATCTTTGTATTTAAATTTGTATGATATATGATCGGTGGACCCTGCCAAATCTCATTGTTGACATTGTATAGAGATTAGTGCGCCTTCAACGACTTTGTATCTCTGCAAGttgtacaatcattttatataTGGATAATATATGAGCATGATCATACATCAACATTGAGTAATGGTAGAATATAGAAGATATTGATAGTAGTTATATCGACAGATAATTCAATGTCGTTATTCTTAAGTTCTGATAAAAGTATGAAGACATTGATAGTAGTTATATTGACAAGTAATTCAATAAAATTAACTGTCGatagaaaatataatttttttttctttgaaaagaTGGACAATTATAATCTAATTGCAATGTTTACATCTACGACAAgaatattaaagaaaaatttcGGACCAATCTCGTTCCAAATGAATGAAccaccatacaaggtaacaaaCGAGGCAACTACGTGGGCAGCAACATTGCCAATTTGCCACCCCGCGCACAAACCCAAACTTTACTTCTCCTATTTGCGTAGCCAACGATTCAGTATCAAAGAGAAAACCTTTCATAGTAGCATCGACATCAATCTCCCAATTGATCATTCGGATTAGCGACTAGGCATCCGATTCGATCTCCACCTTCTTGTATTCGCCATCTCTGCAgtaaaacaaatataattagAAACCtataagttttgaatgaaactttgAAATATGAGATATTACATGTATTTTTGTCCTTGTTCCTACGCACATTGCGGAAATAAGAGAATATTTTTGTTCACCACCCTCACATGGTAGTGATGTTCATCAGCCTATTTATTACCGTtatatgagtttaaattttgaaatttgtataGTTTATGGACACAAATCTCAAGTTTAAACTCATTATGTGGTAATAAAtagggtggtgagcaaaaataagTTTTATTTTCATGGAAATGAGTATGCAATTTGtgtttgagaaatgataagaaaACTCTCTTAAAGTGCTATTCGCCACCTCATATTTTTTGTACAATATTTGATAATGTTGGTACGTGGATTGTGTCAAAAGGATGAAGTGGCAGAGAGTCTAAGAAGGGTCTCATTTTTGAGAGTCTATGGAGAGTCTCACTTTTGCGAGGATCTCTTGAGcatttttctttgtattttcatatttaataaGTGAGTATAAGACTACGATTATAATCCTTTATATTCGAAAgaaaaatgttaaggagactctcttAAAGTGAGACTCTCTATGAACTCTTTGTCACTTCATATTTTTGACACAAGATTCTATGATGCTGCCACAAAAATTTTGCTGAAAACATGAGGTGATGaagagttttaaaaaaaaattcagaaaatttTAATATCTGAGGTTCTAGaacttaatgtaaaaatatggatTTCAgaagtttttaatatttgagGTTCTAACTTATTGTAAAACTATGGACATCAGAAGTTTGTAATAATTGAGGTTCTAGAACTTATTGTAAAAATGTGGATTTCTTTGGCACTATGCCTCCAAATGACGCAATGGATGACATTTTATAGATTGTGATCCAACATTAAAAATCCATATATTTGGAAGCAATTAGTTAGGTAGCATAAACATATCTTAATTGCAAATTCCAGAGGAAGTcctttttgtaggtaaattatttaaaCTCTCAAGTCTCAACCCCACACGAAGTCCTTTTTTGGAAACATCCTTGTGAAACTAATATACTCGACTTGAGAAAAGTTTGTGTTGGATccattatttatatattatgatCCAACATTATGATGAATTTTCTCATTTTATGAGAGTTTCATAATAAAATACTTCGgtagaattaaaaataaaattgctcAATATAAATCATATttcattttgttaatttttaaatGCGTACacatataaaataattttaatttttaactcaTATTCGTTTTCCTTGACACCAACTAGGCCTTGGTTTTCTACATGTCGGAAAGTGtctcttttatttgtttaatgcaCATGAAGTACCTATAAACAAATCAAATTCTAGTGTATATAATTTATCTCATTAACACATTGACTATCACATACGCACATGTCCATGTTACTATTCCTAATTATGTGATGATTAACTAAACATGGTTGGTTTTGAATTTAACTTGAATCTTCTCACTGTACATTAAATGGCTTGTATGGGAAgtgtttctttcttcttctacttggctgTTGGGGTGGAATCCTCCCTACTAACTTTAGGTTTTAAGACGCGTTGAATTTGAGCTCAATAAGAGATGATGATGAATCTCTCATTTATTTGATTTATCATCTATACAACCAATTACTTTAATGTTATGTTTAGTTTGACTCGACTGTTTGAAAGTACTTTTGAATTGTAGGAGGTACTCGAATAAAACTTTTGATGTTCTTCGACTAGAAGTGCTTTTGAACAAATGTTTCTACAAAAAGTATTCCCCTAAAATGGATACGGTAAGGTTCTCATCTTATTTCATATCAAAGTTCAGCCTTCATTTGTTGTGAAGTTGTAATGTGGTTAGGCCCAACTAATCTATTACATGACAAGATGGGCAATTACTTCTCTCAAAAAGGTCATACTGATCTGAGGCAGCGCAGTGTCCACCTTAATACAGAAGAGGCCCAATTAGAGACGGTTGATGTCATATTGTCTTGAAGTTGGACCATAACAAGAACCATCTTAATTATCTAATCTAGGGTTAGCTTATTCTATAATCCATGAGATCCAAGTTTTGCTTAATTGGCTCTGGTTGAGACCCAAATTCAAGGAGGTGCTGTGATGTTCCCATCACTTATGAGACTTAATTCCAGATAGAATCCTTCGACAAATTAGAGACTGAGTGCAAAATATAATAGTTAGTGTTTATACGTACTCTTCGTCAATAGTTTCTAGGTTCatcaatcaaaggaaaaaggagCTGATGGGAGTGCTTTTGAAAAGTGAAGTAGCAGTGATGCTACATATTTTGGAACAGAGGTAGTTCATGATGAGTCCCATCGGGTGGAGAATGCTACAAGGATGTTCTCATCACCATGTCTTcttcaaaaatttcaaatgGTAAGTCAAACGGTTGTGTGCTTGCTTCTGAAAAGGACTATACTTCAAAATTCTACTTGTTACTACTCACTAAATGGAGACAGACAGCTTTGCAATTGCATGAACATTTTAGatgtaatgctagagagattaaattttgtaaattaaatgatatgaaagttaatgattgaattattacttaaatattaattaacgtgcttatttcttattggtgatacatcatttagttgtaaatttaatttataaatttaatctacCTAGCATTACTTGTTATTTTGTAAACGAAGGAAAGCAGGTAGTCATCTCCTACAatatattattgattaataTAAATGGAATCTAATTATTAaactgaatatatatatatatatatatacatggagcttaaggggagggatccccattttttcaaaaaaaatggggacacgcttcccaccgttagattgactttaatgaaattgtgtggttgagattaaaacacagaccatagaatctcaaccacatgatttcatttaattcaaatccaacggtggggagcgtgtccccatttttttgaaaaaatgaggatccctccccttaagcaattcctatatatatatatgtatatgtatatatatatatatatatgcgcgcGCGCACGAGATGACAAAAACCAAAAGAATTTGCGCCTAGCTACTAGCTGATATACAagagaaattagggtttctcaTCTTGCAATTGCATCTTATTCCTCTTAATTCTGTTGCCCAAAACTGTATGTTTCTTCTGTCATACAAAACATTTGGAACTGTACTTCGTACATATACTTCGATGTGACATTGACATGCAAAAACATACTGCATTTGCAGCACCTTGCTGCAGAAGTATATATGATGAATGTTGCTGTCATGGAATTGGAATATATTCCTACTCCATAGTCTAGATTGTTGACtttgtattttaggtaggatCCTTGATTGATATCAATCCCATgtaatcacatgtaatcacacgTAATCCTATGTAATTAGTTTTTCCTTTCTATTTACGTTAGGGTTGTATACATATAAATGTCTATCGTTGAGAAGAATTACATATATTTTTCAAGCATTCTCTTTTTGGCATCTGAGCCaggtttagaaaaaaaattagaaaaatcgcTTTGCTGTGTGCATAACCCAGCACTAGAATTACTAGCCGTGCCGTTAGTTGTGCAGCGCGTTGTCCGACCGCTAATCGCGCCACAAATTGTGTTGCGCGTCGTCCGACCAGCAAGCGACCCCATAGTTGCTGGGCTAAACCCATTCCATTATGTTCGTCTCGTTTTGTTCGCTCCATTCCGTTTCTTGCGAACCCCGATCTCCATTCACTCTGGCTGCCTGACTTGCAGGCTGAATACCAAATTACATGATCTCATAGCAGACCAGGATCTCGAATCACCTCGACTGCTAACCTACCACTGCAAACGGCCACACCTGATCAAACCATACCCGCATCTCTGAGTCGTCTGCATCACGCCGGAGAGCCAAATCTGCGAACTCGTCTCAGCTCACctataacatcccacattgactaacggagagggggtgatgtgccttatatgtacatgctccattccctatagcacgaggcattttgggaattTACTgatttcggattccatcggaactccgaagttaagcaagttcggacgagagcaatcctatgctGGGTGGCCGACTGGAAAGTTCTCGTTggagttcccagaaataaaaccgtgaggtaATGGTAAGTTTAgaatggacaatatcgtgctacggcaaaGTCGAGTTTAGGATGTGATATCACCCTGCAATTAGCAATCCAGACCAGCCCCTGTTGCTGCTTCAAAGTTACTATCTCTTTTTtaattgtgttttgttttataaaaatgtaaaaaggaaaaaaaaaaaaaaaaaagaagaaaaagggaaaaaaggaaaaaaaggaaaaaaaaaacaatcagcTTTGTTTTTCACTTGGCCTTTTTGTTTTGTCGTTGGGCTACTTTGTTAGGCCTATACTGATTATTTGCTTAGCTCAGTTTGCTTGGAGTTTAGGCTTCATCACTCACGCACTCACGTTATGACCTCGATTGTCGGAGCTAAGGTCAATTATGAACTTATGGCCGAGAAATTGTCTGCTTTGCTTACTGATATGGGTAACGATGGTAAAGATTTACAGGTTTTTGCATCTGCTACGAATAATGCATGGATAATTGATTTTGGTGCTACtgaacatatgacttgtgattcTAGACAGATACAGACCTTAAAACCGTCCACCAAAACTTTTGTAAGTGTTGCCAATAGTAATGTTGCCCTTATTATTGGGGAAGGCACTGTCTCCCTTTCTGATACCCTTAATCTTGATACTGTACTTGTTGTCCCTACCCTTGATTATAATTTGTTCGCCCATCATTGTCTTGTGATTTTTTGGCCTTCCTTTTGTGTCTTTAAAGACATTCGGACTCGCAAgacgattggttatggtattaAAAAGGGAAAGCTCTACTACTTAGAGTTGGCATTTAACAGTACCCGGATTTTGACTCAAGCTCTTGTTATGGAAGGGTCTCGTGAGGAGAGGAATAAAGATTCGGGGGTTTGGTTGTGGCTTCGCCACCTTGGACATGCTTCTTTCAGGTATTTACAAAGGTTGTTTCCTAGCCTATTTGTTAAGCATGATGTTTCTAACTTTAAATGTGGTGTCTGTGAACTGGCTAAAAGTCATCATACTTCGTTTCCATCGAGTTTGAATAAAAGTTTAGCTCTGTTTATGGTAATCCATTTTGATGTTTGGGACCCTTTAAAACTGCTATATTTGGTGGTGCTCATTGGTTTATTactttattgatgattgcatACGTATGACTTGGGTTTGTTTGATGAAGTCCAAAAATGAAGTTCCTTCTTTGTTTCAGCGATTTCACAAAATGGTGCAAGTACAGTATAAGTCACAAATATAGGTTCTTAGGAGTGAAAATGACGGTGAGTATGTGAACTCTGAACTTCGTGCCTTTCTTGATCATCATGGTATTGCTCATCAAACTGCATGTTTGTCTACTTCATAACAAAATAGAGTTGCAGAACGCAAGAATCGTCAGCTTCTGAAGGTTGTTCGTGCTTCCTTACTTGAGGCGCGTCTTTCCTTATCTTATTAGGGAAAAACTCTCACCTCAGCAGCATATCTCATTAATCGTGTTCCATCTCAATCAGTTAACTTTCAAACACCATTTCAAGCTCTGTCCTCGCATATTGATGCCCCTGTAGTCCCCAATCTTCCACCTCACTTGTTTGGCTGTGTGGCATTCGTTTATATCCACAAATAGTAGAGGAGCAAGCTCAAACCTCGAGCCTTATGATGTGTGTTTGCAGGGTATGCTTCAAATAAAAAAGGATATCGATGTTATCACCCTCCgacaaaaaaattgtttgtcACTATGAATGTTGCATTTCATGAGAATGATATGTACTTTACTAATCCAGAGTCTTCACTTCAGGAGGAGAATCAGATAAAAGTTCAAACTCTTGATTATATTATTCCGAATACAGATATTGTGAATGATATGCATTTAAGTGGTGATATTTTGGAGAGAAGTGGTGATCTTTAAGTGGTGATATCTTGGAGAgaagtggtgatcattcacaaGAAAATAATGTTGTGAATGACTTGGAGTTAAGTGGTAATATCTTGGAGACAAGTGGTGATCATTTGCAAGAAAACAATGTTGAAAACCTTGAAAGAGATAAGCGAACACCAGACAACTCACTATCAGCACCGCCATACAACTTAGTGTCGCCAACCATTTCACAATCAGTCTCACCACCCTTGAGCCCCAATAACCATAATCAATCATCTTCGATCTCGGATGCACCACAACGTCGTCTTCCTGATCGTGTTAATCGAGGTATTCCTAAAATTACTTACGAAGCTGACCTTAAGTGCAAAAATAGATATCCAGTTAATAAACCCAACCTCGAGTCTAATGTGTTGTATCTATTAAGCAATTATGTGTCTACCGGTCACATGTCAGAATCAAATAAGTCATTTGTGCATCAATTATCTATTGTATCTATTCTTAACAATGTGTAAGAGGCTTTAACTGAACCACGTTGGCAAACTGTAATGAATGAAGAAttgaagtctttgaagaagaatgctactTGGGAGATCACAGACTTGCCAGCTGGCAAGAAACATGTGGGATGTAAATGGGTCTACACTGTGAAGTACAAAGTTGATGGGATGGTGGACCGCTTCAAGGCAAGACTAGTAGTGAAAGGGTACACTCAAAAGTATGGAATCGACTATACAAATACATTTGCCCCAATAGCCAAGATCAACACAGTCCGTGTTTTGTTGTCGTTGGCGGCAAACCTTAATTAGCCGTTACAACAATTCGATGTGAAGAACACATTCTTGCATGGAGATTTGACAAaagagatttatatggatcTTCTGCCAGAATGTAATGCTttagataaatacaagagaAAGGTGTGCATATTGAAGAAATCCTTGTATGGTTTGAAGCAGTCCCCTTGAACATGGTTTATAAGATTCACAAAATCTATGAAAGCATTTGGTTACAGACAAAGTAATTCTGATCATACTCTATTCTTGAAAAGACAAAATGGGAAGCTTACTGCACTAATTGTGTACGTAAATGATATGGTGGTGATAGGGAATGATCCGGAAGAGCGTGTGGCCTTGCAAAGTTACCTGTctacagaatttgagatgaaggacctTGGATACTTGAAATATTTTCCACGGATATAGGTATCAAGAAGCagttcttgaattttcttgtCTTAGAGGTAGTATATTATTGATTTACTGCACGAAACAGGCATGTCAGCTTATCAGCCAGTAGCTACACCATTAGAGGAAGGATTAAAACTCAGTGTTGATCCTAATCAAGTACCAATTGACAAAGGGAGATACCAAAAGTTAGTAGGTCATTTAATGTATTCGGCACACACAAGACCAGACCTTGCTTATGCCTTGAGTGTAGTAAGTCAATATATGCATGACCCTGAATAGCAACATATGAATGCAATAATGAGGATTTTGCGATATTTGAAGGAAAGTCCTACCTaaggaattttgtttaaaaggAATAACCATCTTAGAGTTGAAGGTTATATTGATGCAGATTGGACAGGTTTGGTTGGCGATAGGCACTCAACATTAGGTTACTTTACATTCATAGGGGGTAACTTGGTTACGTGGAGGAGTAAAAAACAGAATGTGGTTGCTCATTCTAGTGCAAAAGCTGAATATAGAGGTATGGCATTGGGGATTTATGAATTTTTGTGGCTTAAGCTTTTGTTAAGTGATTTGGGTATAAATCATGATCCTcccatgaaattattttgtgataataaagctGC is drawn from Malus domestica chromosome 14, GDT2T_hap1 and contains these coding sequences:
- the LOC103424233 gene encoding PAN domain-containing protein At5g03700, translated to MSCGCPFVSLPWLLLFCSHHSLSPSPSLSLIFISTMETFTKSVTRLSSAQLLLITLTVLLYVTSPPYVAAAQAELPRGFKAAPDPSIQTFQPLLTDPTGNFSLGFLRVNKTQLALALLHVPSSDPFWLANPTQLARWSDRTTLLFNGSLVLLDSQSRVFWSTHTETGDRVAILDTSNVQIQTPQDNVLWQSFDVPTNTLVENQNFTSTMKLVSSNGLYSMQLGNDFMGLYAKFKPGSNADQMYWKHKAMEVKAQVVEGKGPIYARVEPDGFIGMYQTGNPAPVDIQPFMTYPRLINGLRKVRLEPDGNLKAYYWGGSNWALDFQAIDTTCELPSPCGSFGLCEAGNSSCSCLDNQTEFRSGECFPVQSGDFCGSGWGEINSFWVLRRSGVELPYKELMGYKTMSSYGECERTCESNCSCWGAVYNNGSGFCYLIDYPIQSLVGVGDESKMGYFKVREGAGRKKINVGVGVGIGVVCVALLIFIGVVGVWRFRAWRRKRGGAGKRFMGQDGGVSPGPYKDLGSASFKSIEIVGQNS
- the LOC139191517 gene encoding uncharacterized protein → MTSIVGAKVNYELMAEKLSALLTDMGNDGKDLQVFASATNNAWIIDFGATEHMTCDSRQIQTLKPSTKTFVSVANSNVALIIGEGTVSLSDTLNLDTVLVVPTLDYNLFAHHCLVIFWPSFCVFKDIRTRKTIGYGIKKGKLYYLELAFNSTRILTQALVMEGSREERNKDSGVWLWLRHLGHASFSGDILERSGDHSQENNVVNDLELSGNILETSGDHLQENNVENLERDKRTPDNSLSAPPYNLVSPTISQSVSPPLSPNNHNQSSSISDAPQRRLPDRVNREALTEPRWQTVMNEELKSLKKNATWEITDLPAGKKHVGCKWVYTVKYKVDGMVDRFKARLVVKGQSNSDHTLFLKRQNGKLTALIVYVNDMVVIGNDPEERVALQSYLSTEFEMKDLGYLKYFPRI